The window ACTGCTAAGGTGCCAAAGACACCACAAGCACCATGTACTGATACGGCACCAACCGGATCATCAATATGCAATATTTTGTCGATGAAACCAACGGCTAGTACAACAATTATGCCAGCAATAGCGCCTATAATGATTGCAGAGCCGGGTGAAACTACCGCGCAAGGTGCGGTAATAGCAACTAAGCCTGCCAAGGCGCCGTTAAGGGTCATACTGGCATCAGGTTTTTTATACAATCCCCAAGCGGTAAACATGGCTGAAATGGTGCCAGCAGCAGCAGCTAAAGTGGTAGTAACTGCAATAGTAGCAATCGCTAGATTAGATGCAGAAACGGTACTGCCTGGGTTGAACCCAAACCAACCAAACCACAAAATAAAAACCCCTAAAGCTGCTAGGGGAATACTGTGGCCAGGAAAAGCACGCGATTCAGTGCGGCCATTATGTCGAATATATTTGCCAGTACGTGGGCCTAACATAAGTGCACCAACTAAGCCCGCCCAAGCGCCGACTGAGTGAACAACGGTCGAACCGGCAAAGTCAATCATACCTAATTTGCTTAACCAACCACCACCCCAAATCCAGTGACCAACGATGGGGTAGATAATCGCTGAGATTACAACACTATAAGCAAGATATCCGCTAAATTTGGTGCGCTCAGCCATGGCTCCTGAAGCAATAGTAGCAGCAGTCGCGGCAAACATTACTTGAAATAACCAAAAAGCAAGTTGCCAGAGACCGTCACCAGTGCTGGGATCTCCTGCAGATAAGAAAAAGCCACTAGTGCCAAACAAACCAAAAGCATCGGTACCAAACATAATGGCAAAGCCAACAGCCCAAAATACTATTGAACCAGCGCAAAGGTCGATGATGTTTTTCATAACAATGTTACAAGCGTTTTTAGTGCGGGTAAAACCAGTCTCCACTAATGCAAAACCAGCCTGCATAAAAAATACCAGAAATGCCGCAACTAACACCCAAACGGTGTCGAGAGCTTTGGCATTTGATGCAATCGTTGGATCAGCCGCCATTGCTGCGCTTGCCCACATCATTGCCGCCGTGAGCGTTATAATTGATATTACCTTCTTCATTTGCCGTCCTTTCTAATGTCTAATGCCTTGGCCTGTCGTTTTGCAGACGGCCGTATTATTTAATCGCCATGAGACGATGCCATTTAGGTATGCAAAGGACGGGCCAATTTTGTTGGTAGATGCTGCGATTAATAATTTGCTAGATAAAATAGGGAAGTTGTTACTTGTTATGACAATTGTTAATTATTTTAAATATTGTTAAAGGCCACCATCACGTAGTAAAGGGTTAGAGTTCCTACAAAATTGTAGTAATT of the Deltaproteobacteria bacterium genome contains:
- a CDS encoding ammonium transporter, giving the protein MKKVISIITLTAAMMWASAAMAADPTIASNAKALDTVWVLVAAFLVFFMQAGFALVETGFTRTKNACNIVMKNIIDLCAGSIVFWAVGFAIMFGTDAFGLFGTSGFFLSAGDPSTGDGLWQLAFWLFQVMFAATAATIASGAMAERTKFSGYLAYSVVISAIIYPIVGHWIWGGGWLSKLGMIDFAGSTVVHSVGAWAGLVGALMLGPRTGKYIRHNGRTESRAFPGHSIPLAALGVFILWFGWFGFNPGSTVSASNLAIATIAVTTTLAAAAGTISAMFTAWGLYKKPDASMTLNGALAGLVAITAPCAVVSPGSAIIIGAIAGIIVVLAVGFIDKILHIDDPVGAVSVHGACGVFGTLAV